From the genome of Alicyclobacillus sp. SO9:
CTACATTTCCATGCTACGTACGGCACGGCTATGGCAAACATTTGGGCAGGGTTAAACAGTGGAATTTCCATCTTTGATGCTGCCGTGGGCGGTCTCGGCGGTTGTCCCTATGCTCCCGGGGCTTCTGGAAACGTGGCCACGGAAGACGTGCTGTACATGCTTCATCGCATGGGAATCGAGACTGGAGTAGATGAGTCAAAAATTCTGGATACTGCTGCTTGGCTTGAAAAAGTAATTGGGCGAAACGTCGCAAGCAACATGCGAGCAGTGCAAAGAGGTGCGTCTTAGGATGCCTGCGTCAATGTAGGTACCAGTGAACACCTTTGTATGGAATTTAAATTTGAGCTTGGAGAAGGAGAAGACTATGGCCGAACTAGTACTAAAAGAGAAAAGAGCTAATTCTGTAGTCTTGACTCTAAATCGCCCGGAGAGCGCTAACGCATTATCCGTAGCGCTGCTTACGGCATTGATTAAGGAATTGAATGAGCTTCAATTCGACACGGACACTCGCACTGTTATCCTGACTGGTGCGGGTGAGAAAGTCTTCTGTGCCGGAGCTGACCTTAAGGAACGAAAAGGTATGTCGGACAGGGAAGTTCGCCAAACAGTGCATCTCATCCGTCAGAGCATGAATACAGTGGCCAGACTTCCGATGCCTGTGATTGCGGCAGTGAACGGAATGGCATTTGGGGGCGGAACGGAACTGGCACTTGCGGCTGACATTAGAATCGCCGGTAGAAACGCAAAGATGGGTTTAACTGAAACAAGCTTGGCAATTATTCCCGGTGCAGGCGGTACCCAGAGACTACCGCGGTTGATAGGGCTAGCCAAGGCTAAGGAATTGATATTTACAGCACGTCGGATTGATGCTGAGACTGCGCTTGCACTTGGATTGGTCAACCAGGTGGTTGAGCCGGGAGCCGTGCTGGACGCCGCATTCGAGTTAGCGACGGAAATCAGCGCGAATGGACCGTTGGCGGTACGGCAGGCAAAGTTGGCCATGAATCAGGGAAATGAAGTAGATTTGGCAACAGGACTCACGATTGAAGAACAGGCGTATGAAATTATCATTCCCACGAACGACAGACTCGAGGGGCTCAAAGCGTTTGCGGAAAAACGCAAGCCGGTGTATCGCGGTGACTAAGGAGAAGCGGCCCTAGCGACATGGCATTGAGACCAGGGCTAAGCGGTGTTGTCCTGGTACCTTGCAGGATGACTGCTCGTAACGGGCAGTCATCCTTGTATTTTCCAAGTCTGAAGAGGGATGCAAAACTTTACTTTGCAATCTCTAGTTTGTATCATTAGTAGGCGGATTCGGATAGGCGGAGTAAGGATATTTGCTCGGTCTATTTTCTCTCTATAGAACTCTATACCTTCAGAATTCTACACCTGCACAACGTTAACAAGGGGGGATGGTCAATGAAATACAGTCGACGTCAAACAAATACTGGGAATCAACTGGCCGACTTGCACATGCGAGATTTTGAGAAAGTGGCACATCTGTATGATGGCCAGAACCCCGGTCACTTGGATACATATCGGCAGCGGGCAGAGGCTCTGGAAATGCGCTTCTCGTCCGAACACCGGCATAATTTAGTTGCTGCACTCGTCCCTTACTTAAAGGCCACAAACGCCTCAAATTCCGCTCTCCAACAAGTGGAGCGACTTCGCGACCGACGGGCTGTAGCTGTCGTTACAGGTCAGCAATCAGGTCTGTTTCTTGGTCCTATGTATTCAATCTACAAGGCGCTGAGTGCCATCGGACTGGCATCTCGGCTGGAGGAAGATTTGAAAAGGCCGGTCGTTCCTGTTTTCTGGATTGCATCAGAAGACCACGATTTTGGGGAAGTCGACCATGCGTATCTTGTTGATTCCGAGAATGACATTCAGCGCCTTCGGTTATCCATCGAACCCCATCCACACCAAATGGTGTACCACCAGGGTCTGACTGCTGAAGCAGTAAATCAAGTGATTGCACAAGCTAACGCAGTGCTGCCGGACGCTTCCTTTAAAAGCGAATGCATTGCATCCATACGAGAGGCCTTTCAACCCGGGATGTCCCTGTCAACGTGGTTTGCTGTCGTGCTAAATCAGGTTCTGGGAGACTACGGTCTGGTTTTGGTTGATCCGTGTTTGCCACAATTACGAGAACTTGTAGCGCCCGTTTGGAGAACCACACTGGAGAATGTCTTGCCGTTGCGAAAGAACCTGGACGAAGTGTATCAAAATGTAAAGAGTCTAGGTGTGGAGCCTGCAGTCATCAGAGACCGGTCCAATACAACAATGTTCTATGTTGAGGATGGAAAAAGGTATGTACTGCAAGCTGACGATCGCGGTGAAATGCTGACTGCCCGTCAGTTGGATTTGACCCAGCCTCTGGGTGACTGGCTGAAACTGGCTGAGGAAAACCCGTCTGCATTTAGTTCCAATGTACTTTTGCGGCCTGTGGTCCAGGATAACTTACTACCCACACTTTGTTACGTTGGAGGCGGCGCCGAAATTTCCTACCACCCGCTGTCTGCGGGAGTCTTTCATACACATCAGTTGACTTTACCTCCGCTGTTGCTGCGTCAACGGATGACGCTTGTTCCGCCAGCCGTGCAGAGAAGTATGAACCAATTTCATGTCAACCATGACATCTATGAGCACCCTGTTAACCTTGTTGATAAGGCCTTGGCCAATGAAGGCGGAGATGAGATTGCTTTCCAAATCTCTGCTTTGAAGCAGGACATTGAGTCAAAGTGGGAACGCTTTGCAGACCGGTTGGCTTATTTGGGCCCGCAGATTGAGGAAATTGCGAAAAATCAGGCACAAAAGGAGCAAGCAGGGGCAGAACGCGTGAGAAAAAAGACGGAACTGCTGCTTGAACGGCAACAACAGGACAAGGTCCGCAAGCTTCGGGGAATCGAACGTTGGCTGTGGACCGATGGACATTTGCAGGAACGCCGTCTCTCTCTGATTGCATTCTGGTCGCGATTTGGAGTTGACTGGATTAAAGAACTGCCTCGATGGGCGGATTATCAATGTCAAGGCGTTGTCTATCAGGTGGAGTTATAGTTGTTATTTGCTTTCTAAGAATCACATAGGGTTTCAAAACCACATACGGGACGAATGCCTTGTAAACAGCGTGGTCTGTTGCAAGGCTTTTTCTATTTAAAGAAATCCTAAACATTTTTTAAGTCTGTTGCAGGAGAATATAAAAATGAGACGAATGGTAATGAGAGTGGTGAGAAGTGGGTGAAAGTGGTGCCAAGTGGAGAATAGGTGGTGAGTCGAGTGTTAATGGGGGAGTATCAGCACACCCTTGATAACAAGGGACGCATGATTGTTCCGGTCAAGTTCCGGGAAGAACTGGGAACAACTTTCATCATGACACGAGGCTTGGACAAATGCTTATTCGTCTATCCACAACCCGAATGGGAAACACTTGAAGCAAAGCTAAAAGCACTGCCCATGACACGTGCAGATGCAAGGTCTTTTGTCCGATTTTTCTTCTCCGGCGCAACAGAGTGTGAATTGGATAAACAAGGTCGGATATTAATTCCGACTACCTTGCGGGATTATGCGCAACTGGAACGCGACTGTTATGTCCTGGGGGTGTCGAATCGAGTCGAGATATGGTCACAAGCCCTGTGGGACAGCTATTCAGAGAAGGCTGAAGAGTCTTTTGCAGATATTGCTGAAAACTTGGTCGACCTGTCTTTCTGACCGAATCAGGAGTGAATCAATGTGTCGTCGTTTTCTCACCAGACAGTTTTACTTAAAGAAACGGTTGCTTTCCTTCGTCCGCGGTCGACTGGCCGGTATATCGATTGTACTTTGGGCGGAGCTGGACATACCCTTGAACTTTTACAGCAGAGCGCACCGGACGGCCAGTTGTTGTGCTTCGATCAAGACCTAACAGCCTTGAACAACGCGAGAGTCGTACTGGCTGATTTTCTTCAAACACGAGTCAATCTGGTCCATGCGAACTTCCGGGAAGTCGGCCAGGTTGCGAGGGACCAAGGTTTTTATTCCGTTGATGGTGTTGTGTTCGACCTCGGGGTCTCCTCACCGCAATTCGACGAAGCCGACCGCGGGTTTAGCTATCGTTACGATGCGGTGCTAGACATGCGCATGGATACAAGCAACGATAAGACTGCGCTGCAATTGGTCAATGAATGGACTGAGCACCAGCTGAGTCGGGTGTTTTCTGAATATGGAGAAGAAAAATTTCATCGTAAAATTGCCCGAGCCATTGTGAAGAAAAGGGCAGACGAAGAGATACGAACGACGAGTGAACTAGCCGAAATTGTTAAGGGAGCAATCCCTGCAGCTGCCCGGCGTTCTGGCGGTCATCCCGCCAAAAAGGTGTTTCAAGCGCTTCGAATTGAGGTGAATGACGAATTGAATGCCTTAAGAGAAGCGCTCGAACAAGCGTTTGAACTATTGACACCGGGAGGAAGGATTGCTGCCATCAGCTTCCACTCCTTGGAGGATAGAATCGTGAAACAAACATTCTTGAAGTTTGCCGAGGGTTGTATCTGTCCGTCCGATTTTCCTATTTGTCAGTGTGGGCGCACACCGAAAGCAGACATTGTAACCAGAAAACCAATCATGCCGTCGGATGAAGAACAGCAGTCAAATCCGAGGTCAAAGTCGGCGAAATTACGAGTTGTACAGAAACGCTAAAAAGACAGGCTAGATTAAAGAGAAAAGAAAAATGGAAAAGGGCGAGCAAGGGGACCATGAGTCACCGAAGGCAAAAAATGAGGGAGGCAACATCTGATGTTAGCTGTTAAATCGAACTACTCCGCAGAACGTCAGCGGGTTTCACAGCCCCAGAGACAGCAAAACAGGGATACCTCAGTAAGGCGCAGTCCAGCGGGGTTGCTTGACAAGCTCTCCATTGGTGCTGCAATCGTCCTGGTTCTAGGTGTGTTTTGGATGCTCGCTGGAAATGCAGCGAAAGTGAATGTGATGAATCATTCCGTAGCACAGCTTCAATCACAAGTGTCGACAGTCTCTGCACAAGATGCAGCACTGAACACGCAAGTGGATGAACTGGAGCGTCCGTCTCGTATATTAAGTCTGGCATTAAACAAGTACCACATGAAACATGCAAACGCAGTTCACATTTCAACGAACGTTAAGACCGGAAAGTAACGGCGGGTGACAGCATGAAACAAGCTAAGAAGAGCCGTCATCGCAGACGAGTGCTGCTGATTCAAGGTGCGTTTTTGCTGGCGTTGGGAGCTGTGGTTATCCGAATGCAGGTACTGCAGCACGTTTTTGGGCCATTGCTTCTGACAAAAGCGCAAGTTAATCAAGACGGTGCCAAGACGTTGTTGGCACAGCGGGGGAAGATTCTTGATGCACAGGGTCAAGCCCTTGCCTATGATGTTCCCGCATTTATGATGGACGTTAAGGTGAAATCCTTTCCTGATAAACAGGCATTGGCGCAAATGCTAGCTTCGGCTTTGAAGATCCCTGTCAGTCAAGCGCAGCCTTTGGTTGCATCAAACAAGTACACATGGGTTCGGTGGCCGCGTTCAGTGAGTGAAATTCAAAAGGAAGCTATCAACAAGGCATTGAACAAAATGCGGGCAGAGGCTGTTCAGAAGGCTCAACAAACCCACCAACCCGTTAGTTCAGTGCCTCGCTTCACTCAGTTTGTAACCTTTAGTCCGACAGAGAAAAGAGTCTATCCGTTTGGCGACTTTGCATCCAATGTACTTGGTTATGTGGACCACAAAGGTGGAGGACAGTCAGGTCTGGAGATGCAGTACAACAAGATTCTTTCCGGCAGCAACGGGAAGATGACTTTCGTTCGCGATGGAGATGGATTTCCTATTCAGTCGACTGTTAAGACGACTGTACAGCCGAAGCCTGGAGAAGATATCCATACAACCATTGACAGCACGATTCAAAGCTATGTGGAAACTTCCATGAACAACATTGTTAGCAAGTATCATCCCAAACACGCGGCGATTATTGTCGAAAATCCGGATACCGGTGCAATCCTCGGTATGTCCAGCCGGCCAAATTTTAATCCGAACCAGTACTGGAACTCCAGTTCGGAAGCACTAAATACGAACTGGGCTGTTAACAGTACGTTCGAACCGGGATCGACATTCAAAGTATTAACGCTGGCCGCTGCGCTTGCTACCCATACTATTAATTTAAACCAGACCTTCATGTCCGGGCATATGTACGTTGACGGTAAGCGAATCAATGACTGGAAGAGGTCTGGATGGGGCAAAATTACATTTCGTCAGGCTCTGGAATACTCGAGTAACGTGGGATTTGCTACGATTGCCTTAAAATTGGGTTGGAGCAATTTGTTGCATTACATGAAGAATTTCGGTTATTTATCTAAAACGGGAATCGGATTACCCAATGAAGCGACTTCCATCGTCTTCTCAAAGCAAAACCAGCACAAAATCGAATTGGCGACCTCGGGTTTTGGGCAGGGAATTGCCGTCACGCCGCTGCAACAGATTGCAGGAGTTGCAGCAATTGCGAACGGCGGCAAGCTGATGAAACCCTACATTGTACAGCAGGTTACAACTGATTCCGGAAAGGTTGTAAAAAAGGTCCGTCCAACGGTTGTGAATGCCCATGTTGTACCGCAAAACATAGCAGCAACAGTGAGCCATGTGATGGCACTTGATGTGAGCAAAGGTATTGACAGCGTTGCTGCAATCAAGGGATACAGCGTCGCTGGAAAGACGGGGACGGCTCAAATTGAAAAACCGACGGGAGGATACTATGCGAATCGTTACATTGTGTCTTTCATCGGTTACGCCCCTGCCAAGAATCCAAAGGTAGAAGTGTATGTCACTGTTTACAATCCGCACACGAAGCCTGGTGAAACATGGGGAAGCACGGTGGCAGCCCCTGCAGCACGCAACATCATGAAAGAATGTCTAGCGTACTATCACGTGCCGCCTTCGAGTGGAGCACATACGAACGCGGCTTCTGCGACAAAGCCCAAGTCTGCGGTTCAGTACGTGCAAACGCCGAATCTGACACGGTTGTCGAAAACACAAGCTTCCACAAAATTGAAGCAGGAGGGACTCACTGCAGAATGGCTCAACAGCGGCACAACCGTCTCGAAGCAGTGGCCAGAGGCTGGCATCGAAGTGGCCAAGGGCACAAAGATGTACCTCTACAGCGCGCAGAATACAGGTTCCACCAAAATCACAGTGCCAAATCTCACGGGCGCTTCACTCCGTGAAGCCGGCAACATTGCCACTGTCCTGGGCTTGAAGGTGTCCGTGACCGGTCAAGGCTATGTCACGTCGCAGTCAATTCAGCCGGGGACGCAGGTCAAGCAAGGCGCTGCACTGCACATTGTCCTGTCCTCACCCAAGCTAAATTGAAGGACAGGCTGATTCTAGCTGGGGGATTGTCCGCATAGTTATGTTTTGAGAACAAGCTATGGGGGCGACTAGGAGTGCGGGTAACCCAGAGAACTATTCGGCGGCGATTTGTTCTGTTGCTGTTTACGCTTTTGGCAGGGATAGGTGCACTCATTGGGCGCCTTGCTTACATTCAAGTGATTCAATCTCCGTGGTTGACTCAAAAAGCGCACCAGTTGTGGAGTCGAAGCATCCCTGTTCAGGGGCTCCGCGGTTCAATTCTCAGTGCAAACGGAAAACCACTTGTGTATACTGCCAGTGCACCGACTGTGATGGCTATCCCCATCCAAGTGAAGGACAAAGGGCAGACTGCGTCCAAGCTGGCGGGTGTCCTCGGTATGGAGTCGGCGAAGGTCTTGAAGCTGCTGACGAAAAAGACCGCCATTGTATATATTGCTCCTGGGGGTCGCCGCATTACGGAGAATCAGGCGAAGGCAGTGCGCGCGCTGCATCTGCCCGGGGTGTATATCACCGAGGAAGGCAAACGTGCATACCCGGACGGCAACTTGGCCGCACAAGTCCTCGGTATTACAGGGGCCGACAATCAGGGCCTGACTGGCATTGAGAAGCAATATGACGCCCAGTTGGCCGGGCAAAAGGGATATATTAATATCCTGACGAATGCACGTGGAGAGAGAATGCCCGGTCAAGGCGAAGACTACATTCCGCCGACAAACGGTGAGGATGTAGAACTGAATATTAATACCCAGATTCAGAAATTCGTGCAAAGAGAGATTGAGCAAGCGGTGGCGGAGTATAATCCTGACGAAGTGACAGCCATTGTCGCGAACCCTACGACAGGTGCCATCGTCGCAATGGCAAATTATCCGACGTTTAATCCTGCTCGCTGGAAGGATTACCCTGCCTCGACGTATAATCGCAATCTAGCGATTTGGAAAACGTTCGAACCCGGGTCAACTTTTAAAGTAGTCACACTTTCTGCTGCGTTGCAGGAGAATAAGGTGAATCTGAAGGACAAATTTTACGATCCCGGTTACTACGAGGTAGCAGGCCATAAAATCAAGTGTTGGAAAGCCGGCGGCCATGGCTCTGAATCTTTTTTGAATGTTGTAGAGAACTCCTGCAATCCAGGTTTTATTGCTATGGGAGAAAAACTTGGAAAACAGAGTTTGTTTTCCTTCATCCACAAGTTTGGTTTTGGCAAAAAGACGGGGATTGATTTGCCGGGAGAAGGAAACGGAATTTTGTTCAAGCTAAATAAAGTAGGACCGCTGGAACTGGCGACTACCGCGTTTGGGCAGGGCGTCTCTGTGACGCCAATCCAACAGGTCATGGCGATGAGTGCCATTGCCAATGGGGGTTTGTTGATGAAGCCTCATGTTGCGAAGGCGTTTCTAAATCACGATACAGGGAAGGTCGTTAAGGAGATTAAGCCTCAGGTGGTTCGCCGTGTTATTAGCAAGAGTACAGCAAACCAGGTTCGCTCTGCTCTAGAGAGTGTGGTGGCGCAAGGAACAGGTCGGGGTGCATATGTAGACGGATACCGTATAGCCGGCAAAACCGGAACGGCCCAGGTTGCAGAAAATGGGCACTACAGCAGCGGGCACTATATTGTGTCGTTTATCGGTATGGCTCCGGCGAACGACCCGAAACTTGTGGCCTACATTGCCATCGACCATCCTCGTCCGAAGAATCAGCCTGTATTCGGAGGTATTATTGCTGCACCGATTGTCGGACGCATCCTGGCGGACAGTCTGTCTGCACTGGGTGTTCCCAAAAGCAGCGCCGGAATTGCGCATAAGAAAAGAGTTACAGACCCCATGCTTGTGTCTGTTCCGGATCTCACGGGAATGACCGTACAGAAAGCGGCTCAAACGGCCATTCAAAGCGGAGCTCAACTGCGAACTGAAGTTGTGGGAAAGGGAAAGTATGTGATTGCACAGGCACCCAAGGGTGGCACAAAGGTCCAAAACGGATCGAAAATTCGATTGTTCTTGGGGAACATGCCCGCAACCGGGCAGTCAACCGGACAGTCAACCGGGACAGGGTCTTGATTGACAAGGGAGTTCAAAAGCACTAGATTGGGCATGATAGAATGGAGACGATATGGTGGCTTATGTCGTCTCCTGATTGCCGGAATCGGTCTTCAAGGACTTCGGCAAGGGGGAACGTATTGTGTTATTGTCTCAATTGAAAGCTGCACTGTTGAAGTGCGATTCGCTTTATGATAAAGAGATTGAAGTGACAGGCATTACCTCTGACTCCCGACAGGTCAGAGAAGGAAGTCTGTTTGTGGCCTTAAAGGGCTATACAGTGGACGGACACGATTATATGAATCAAGCGGCTCAATCCGGAGCAGCTGCGGCTCTTGTTGAGGTGCCCAATCAGGAGGTGCGAATTCCGCAGCTGATTGTACCAGACTCGCGCAGGGCTTCTGCTATTCTTGCGGATGTCTACTTTCGACATCCTTCAATGCGGTTGAAAATGATTGGCGTTACCGGAACAAACGGAAAAACCACCGTGACACATCTCATCGAACAGGTTCTTCAGTGGAACGGCTACAAAACAGGTCTTCTGGGCACAATTGGGAAACGCATTGGCGGAGTCACTACAGCTGTCGCCAACACTACGCCTGAAGCAGTTGAGGTTCAATCCATTCTCGCAGAGATGGCTGATAACGCATGTGACTACGGCATCATGGAAGTGTCCTCCCACGCTCTCGAATTGGGGCGCGTCAGCGGTACGAAATATCGAACTGCGGTTTTCACCAATCTTAGTCAGGATCACCTTGATTTCCACGAAACGATGGACAATTATCGCGCGGCAAAAGGTAAACTGTTCTCCCGCTTAGGGAATTCCTTCGCTGACAGGTCAGACCAGATGTCCTACGCCGTCTTGAACGCGGATGACAGCACCTTCGCCTACCTCACACAACAGACCGTAGGAGAGTACATTTCTTATGGCATCGAACAAGATGCAGACGTACGGGCTTCAAATGTGAAAGTTGCAGCCAGCGGTGTGAAGTTTCACGTAAACAGCTTTGCCGGAGA
Proteins encoded in this window:
- the mraZ gene encoding division/cell wall cluster transcriptional repressor MraZ; amino-acid sequence: MLMGEYQHTLDNKGRMIVPVKFREELGTTFIMTRGLDKCLFVYPQPEWETLEAKLKALPMTRADARSFVRFFFSGATECELDKQGRILIPTTLRDYAQLERDCYVLGVSNRVEIWSQALWDSYSEKAEESFADIAENLVDLSF
- a CDS encoding stage V sporulation protein D, which gives rise to MRVTQRTIRRRFVLLLFTLLAGIGALIGRLAYIQVIQSPWLTQKAHQLWSRSIPVQGLRGSILSANGKPLVYTASAPTVMAIPIQVKDKGQTASKLAGVLGMESAKVLKLLTKKTAIVYIAPGGRRITENQAKAVRALHLPGVYITEEGKRAYPDGNLAAQVLGITGADNQGLTGIEKQYDAQLAGQKGYINILTNARGERMPGQGEDYIPPTNGEDVELNINTQIQKFVQREIEQAVAEYNPDEVTAIVANPTTGAIVAMANYPTFNPARWKDYPASTYNRNLAIWKTFEPGSTFKVVTLSAALQENKVNLKDKFYDPGYYEVAGHKIKCWKAGGHGSESFLNVVENSCNPGFIAMGEKLGKQSLFSFIHKFGFGKKTGIDLPGEGNGILFKLNKVGPLELATTAFGQGVSVTPIQQVMAMSAIANGGLLMKPHVAKAFLNHDTGKVVKEIKPQVVRRVISKSTANQVRSALESVVAQGTGRGAYVDGYRIAGKTGTAQVAENGHYSSGHYIVSFIGMAPANDPKLVAYIAIDHPRPKNQPVFGGIIAAPIVGRILADSLSALGVPKSSAGIAHKKRVTDPMLVSVPDLTGMTVQKAAQTAIQSGAQLRTEVVGKGKYVIAQAPKGGTKVQNGSKIRLFLGNMPATGQSTGQSTGTGS
- the bshC gene encoding bacillithiol biosynthesis cysteine-adding enzyme BshC; this encodes MKYSRRQTNTGNQLADLHMRDFEKVAHLYDGQNPGHLDTYRQRAEALEMRFSSEHRHNLVAALVPYLKATNASNSALQQVERLRDRRAVAVVTGQQSGLFLGPMYSIYKALSAIGLASRLEEDLKRPVVPVFWIASEDHDFGEVDHAYLVDSENDIQRLRLSIEPHPHQMVYHQGLTAEAVNQVIAQANAVLPDASFKSECIASIREAFQPGMSLSTWFAVVLNQVLGDYGLVLVDPCLPQLRELVAPVWRTTLENVLPLRKNLDEVYQNVKSLGVEPAVIRDRSNTTMFYVEDGKRYVLQADDRGEMLTARQLDLTQPLGDWLKLAEENPSAFSSNVLLRPVVQDNLLPTLCYVGGGAEISYHPLSAGVFHTHQLTLPPLLLRQRMTLVPPAVQRSMNQFHVNHDIYEHPVNLVDKALANEGGDEIAFQISALKQDIESKWERFADRLAYLGPQIEEIAKNQAQKEQAGAERVRKKTELLLERQQQDKVRKLRGIERWLWTDGHLQERRLSLIAFWSRFGVDWIKELPRWADYQCQGVVYQVEL
- a CDS encoding enoyl-CoA hydratase yields the protein MAELVLKEKRANSVVLTLNRPESANALSVALLTALIKELNELQFDTDTRTVILTGAGEKVFCAGADLKERKGMSDREVRQTVHLIRQSMNTVARLPMPVIAAVNGMAFGGGTELALAADIRIAGRNAKMGLTETSLAIIPGAGGTQRLPRLIGLAKAKELIFTARRIDAETALALGLVNQVVEPGAVLDAAFELATEISANGPLAVRQAKLAMNQGNEVDLATGLTIEEQAYEIIIPTNDRLEGLKAFAEKRKPVYRGD
- a CDS encoding UDP-N-acetylmuramoyl-L-alanyl-D-glutamate--2,6-diaminopimelate ligase codes for the protein MLLSQLKAALLKCDSLYDKEIEVTGITSDSRQVREGSLFVALKGYTVDGHDYMNQAAQSGAAAALVEVPNQEVRIPQLIVPDSRRASAILADVYFRHPSMRLKMIGVTGTNGKTTVTHLIEQVLQWNGYKTGLLGTIGKRIGGVTTAVANTTPEAVEVQSILAEMADNACDYGIMEVSSHALELGRVSGTKYRTAVFTNLSQDHLDFHETMDNYRAAKGKLFSRLGNSFADRSDQMSYAVLNADDSTFAYLTQQTVGEYISYGIEQDADVRASNVKVAASGVKFHVNSFAGDTEVQLRLTGRFNVYNALAAMAAALIEGIPLDKVVSALEAIEGIPGRLEPVRGADFTVLVDYSHTPDSLANALATVREFARGRIVTVVGCGGDRDKGKRPKMARVAADFSHMTVLTSDNPRTEDPDAILDDMEQGVQKSDAYIRITDRRKAIEYAIEAARPNDVVLIAGKGHETYQIIGRTKHHFDDREVAREAVSKAQRSL
- a CDS encoding penicillin-binding transpeptidase domain-containing protein, coding for MKQAKKSRHRRRVLLIQGAFLLALGAVVIRMQVLQHVFGPLLLTKAQVNQDGAKTLLAQRGKILDAQGQALAYDVPAFMMDVKVKSFPDKQALAQMLASALKIPVSQAQPLVASNKYTWVRWPRSVSEIQKEAINKALNKMRAEAVQKAQQTHQPVSSVPRFTQFVTFSPTEKRVYPFGDFASNVLGYVDHKGGGQSGLEMQYNKILSGSNGKMTFVRDGDGFPIQSTVKTTVQPKPGEDIHTTIDSTIQSYVETSMNNIVSKYHPKHAAIIVENPDTGAILGMSSRPNFNPNQYWNSSSEALNTNWAVNSTFEPGSTFKVLTLAAALATHTINLNQTFMSGHMYVDGKRINDWKRSGWGKITFRQALEYSSNVGFATIALKLGWSNLLHYMKNFGYLSKTGIGLPNEATSIVFSKQNQHKIELATSGFGQGIAVTPLQQIAGVAAIANGGKLMKPYIVQQVTTDSGKVVKKVRPTVVNAHVVPQNIAATVSHVMALDVSKGIDSVAAIKGYSVAGKTGTAQIEKPTGGYYANRYIVSFIGYAPAKNPKVEVYVTVYNPHTKPGETWGSTVAAPAARNIMKECLAYYHVPPSSGAHTNAASATKPKSAVQYVQTPNLTRLSKTQASTKLKQEGLTAEWLNSGTTVSKQWPEAGIEVAKGTKMYLYSAQNTGSTKITVPNLTGASLREAGNIATVLGLKVSVTGQGYVTSQSIQPGTQVKQGAALHIVLSSPKLN
- the rsmH gene encoding 16S rRNA (cytosine(1402)-N(4))-methyltransferase RsmH, giving the protein MSSFSHQTVLLKETVAFLRPRSTGRYIDCTLGGAGHTLELLQQSAPDGQLLCFDQDLTALNNARVVLADFLQTRVNLVHANFREVGQVARDQGFYSVDGVVFDLGVSSPQFDEADRGFSYRYDAVLDMRMDTSNDKTALQLVNEWTEHQLSRVFSEYGEEKFHRKIARAIVKKRADEEIRTTSELAEIVKGAIPAAARRSGGHPAKKVFQALRIEVNDELNALREALEQAFELLTPGGRIAAISFHSLEDRIVKQTFLKFAEGCICPSDFPICQCGRTPKADIVTRKPIMPSDEEQQSNPRSKSAKLRVVQKR